The Lycium ferocissimum isolate CSIRO_LF1 chromosome 10, AGI_CSIRO_Lferr_CH_V1, whole genome shotgun sequence genome window below encodes:
- the LOC132032849 gene encoding UPF0496 protein At3g19330-like, producing the protein MLHCLRQLSLTATTNTSSPSLEGGLGDDNTTSSSPTVNLSRAYSHAVQTSSYGEIWSKVHLEVPSDLSVEAAQVEFQEESLKLEDVLKPNHESVQEAMLHIKQDALNQLIAKYLDDSEETTRLCILFSQSVNHSRLLYAPIHKLLDVLTLDTESSGHSLSQAQCNWAFDIFLQFDSLTNPFPRQDTHNFNDIRHCYFELKRELDLLLHKSRSKVQFLRHATKGSVICLVGATIGVIVTAVTIASHALVALVAAAPICPVCLPSKMGKKELVHLVQLDDATKGIFFLHNHLETIICLVNRLYDAVEYYKRLVRFALERGKDRYPIQEVVKQLHRKHNNFLEELLGLEEHLCLCFAAINKARGHLLNYLLHQNQEPG; encoded by the exons ATGCTGCATTGTCTGCGGCAGTTATCATTAACAGCAACAACTAACACGTCATCTCCATCTTTGGAAg GTGGCTTAGGTGATGATAACACAACAAGTTCTTCCCCCACCGTTAACCTATCACGAGCATATTCCCATGCTGTGCAAACTTCTTCCTACGGCGAGATATGGTCCAAGGTCCATCTTGAGGTCCCTTCTGACCTTAGTGTTGAGGCAGCACAAGTTGAATTCCAAGAGGAGTCACTGAAATTAGAAGATGTCCTTAAACCGAATCATGAAAGCGTCCAAGAGGCAATGTTGCATATAAAACAAGATGCCCTAAACCAACTTATCGCTAAGTACTTGGACGATAGTGAGGAAACGACTCGTCTCTGTATCCTTTTCTCTCAAAGTGTAAACCACTCTCGACTCTTGTATGCTCCCATTCATAAGCTGCTCGATGTTCTTACCTTGGATACGGAGTCGTCCGGACATTCCCTTTCGCAAGCTCAATGCAATTGGGCCTTCGACATCTTCCTCCAATTTGACAGCCTTACTAATCCCTTTCCTAGACAAGACACCCATAACTTCAACGACATACGTCATTGCTACTTCGAGCTAAAGCGTGAGCTCGACCTTCTTTTACACAAATCACGTTCGAAGGTCCAATTTCTCCGACATGCTACCAAAGGCTCAGTCATATGTTTAGTTGGAGCTACTATTGGAGTGATCGTAACAGCTGTCACTATAGCTTCTCACGCTCTTGTCGCCCTTGTAGCAGCAGCCCCGATATGCCCTGTTTGCCTCCCTTCAAAAATGGGTAAAAAAGAACTAGTCCATCTGGTGCAGCTGGATGATGCAACGAAAGGGATCTTTTTCCTCCACAATCATTTAGAAACAATAATTTGCTTGGTGAACCGATTATATGATGCAGTGGAGTACTACAAGCGACTTGTTCGCTTTGCATTAGAGAGAGGAAAAGACCGATACCCTATCCAGGAGGTAGTAAAGCAACTCCACAGGAAACATAACAATTTTCTGGAAGAGCTTTTGGGTCTTGAGGAGCATTTGTGCCTATGTTTTGCTGCTATAAATAAGGCCAGAGGCCATCTTCTCAACTATCTCCTTCATCAAAATCAGGAACCCGGATAA